From the Musa acuminata AAA Group cultivar baxijiao chromosome BXJ3-1, Cavendish_Baxijiao_AAA, whole genome shotgun sequence genome, the window acctcttcctccacctcctcagGCCTCTTGGAAACAGGGACGGCTGGTACGGCACTGGCGTCATGGCATATGGACCCGACGCTGATGGTCGACCCCACCGGTCGCACCGGCTGGGGCACGATCACCCTTGGCTCCTGCAGCTTCTGCAGCAGGTCTTGCTCCACCAGGACCGCAGCGTCCGCCTTGGCCTCGGGCGAGAGAGGTAGGACGGTGAGGGTTGGGATGTCGCAAGCGCTCTTCTGGCAAGTGAAGGGGACGAACGTAGGGTACGTGGGGCTCAGCTGGGCCTGCGGCCCCGCGGCGGCGAGGACGGGGAGGATGCTCCTCTGACGCTTGTTCGGGTTGGGAGCGAGCTCAGCGCGTCCACGCTTTCGTGCACGGCAGGAGCGGGGAGCGCGGAGGCGGAGCGCGCCCGCTGACGTCACCTTCTGACAGGTGCCCTCGGCTAGCTGTGGCCGGGGAAGCGACGGCTTAGGTGCGATAGGCCGGAATCTGGCCATGATCGCATGGGTCTTGGCCATGTCCATGGAGAGAAACATGGTCGGTAGGTTGACTGCCTTCCCTCTGTGACTGTGAGAGTAGCGAGTGATCCGGTGGGTTTGAATGGGGAGGCGAAAGGTTtaagagagggggaggagggcaGCAAAGCGAGCTGAGCAGGGCCTGGGTGGTGGCACGTGGGAGAGTGGCGTGGTACGTGGAGTGGAGGTTTACGAAAGCGAGACACGTAGGGTCCTTTTCTACAGCGAGGATTGGTGTTGGCAAAAGGAAGCTACGGTTACATGTGGAGCGGGGGGAGGGGAAGAGGGAGGTTCAGAAATGGCGTGACATTTATCCTGCGCCATGGGGAGGGCGAATggggagcgagcgagcggcggcgTGGCGTGGTCATGCGCCATGCGTAGCGTGCACACATGGCGGCAGGCCAGGGGATGGGCCTCGGTGCTTCCGATTGGAGACGGATGGGAAGACGGAGTTAAGCGAGGAGGAAAGAAGGGGGTTGTGACCGTGGGCGCCGTGCTCGAGGggtgggggaggggaggggaggagaggaggaatGCATGGAGAGGGATGTGGTCGCTGGTTGGCAAGTGTCGAGCAGAGGTGGTGGCAGAGCTTCCGTGAAGGAACGGATGGATGCGTTAACCGGCACGCCGGGGCGAGAAGCGTGATTTTATCGTCGTGATGATGGCTTTTGGGGGACGGCCTTTAGGTTCCACGTGCCTTCGTCCTGGGGGACGGCCTTTACGTTTACTGGCATGGGCTGGTTGTTTGGAAAGCATACGTGTTACCTAAATATATAACAATAACAAACTTAGATAGACATTCTTTTAAACCTATCCATCATTTTCTTTCAATTAATACCAGCAAAAAAGAAAAGGGGTAGAAAATAGACCTCCCATCTTCTCTTGAGGTTTTGCATAGGTGAGTCCGGTTTTGAATTCGGAAAGAACATATACGACAGGAGAAATTAGTCAGATGACTTCTATTCTTCTCGTCTCGAGATTAGCGAAGATGGATCTGATATTAAATTAGGCAAATAATGTAACCATATTAGGAGAAATCAGTCAAATGTCATTTCTTCTCGAGGTTAAATATTCATATATTTGGAGAGGACTGAGTGCCGTAATCATAGCACAAAATATATACTTAACTTCACCTTTTCTTTAGCTATCACAGCCTCTCTTAGAGCTGTTATATCATAAGCTTAATATATCATCATTCAAATtgacatttcaaagagaagtcaCTTAGAGCTGATAGTCCTCGTAGAGCAAATATATGATCTGATAGCTCTTCAGGTATTAGGTGATTCACTTTCTTTATGCCCTCGTTTCCATTTCTTCTAGGACATAAGTATCTCCCTCTGTAGACAGCTTATTTATTGCACTGTAGTTGCTTATGTTGGATCACGCATTGTTTATTGGTTATATCGTGGATGCAATTTGTTTTTATATCTGCATTTAAATATTTACACTTGAAGATTCGTGAAATAAAGTTAGACGAATCTTTTCTTCCAGAGAGATGATGGTTCAAGAATGTTTAGAATTTATAGTCATTATCTCATTAGGGAGAGAAGAGATTCCAAAACATGGTGAAAGAAACACCATCAATCAATGTCCAATAGCAACCAGACATGCCAAATGGCGATACAGACAGACCTACTACCAAGCTAAACAGATCCAAGTTTCTGGCGTCGGTTTAAAGCATAAGTAAATGGACACATGTTCCCCAGAGCAGAGGGCTCAATCCCTGATCATCGGCATCGAACCCGTCTCAGAAGCAAGCATCCAAAAGGCAGCAACAGCAGAGAGCGGCCAAACTGCACCATCACAAGACAAACAGCAATTAAACACCATCAGCGAGGATAGTGTAGCACATATCAACATCCGGATTTGGGTTCTCCTCAGAGGATCCGGATTCCAAAAATAAGTCCACCTCCGGGGTGCGCGCACGACAGCAGCCCCGTGTCTAACGTGCGCCAGCGACGGCGGTTGGTATCAATGCTCCgctagaagaagagagagagagagagagaggaggagacggACAGGGTTTCTATCTAAGCTATTACCATCCTTCGAGGAAGGAAGgcccttgctgctgctgctgcggcggcggcggtggctggGCGTAAGGGGGCGGATACCCCTGCTGCGGGTAGCCCGCGGACGGGTACCCGGGAGGCGGGTATGCGTCCTTGGCGTACCCCTCCGCCGGATAACCTGCAAGATCACAATCCACGTCTTAGTATAGAAGAAGAGAAGCCATCAGCCAGGTCATCACTGATGGATGCCTCACCCTGGGGTGGAGGGACGCCGACGGGGGGTTGCTGCTGATTGTAGTAGCTCATCCTTCCTTCCCTTGTTCGCGGCGGTCGGATCCTTCGGCTCTCTTGGAAGAAGGGTTCTGATTTATAGAATGCCGACCGGTCCCCTGCGCCTTGGAGTCGGTGACCATCGTCCGTGACGATGAACCCTTCTATAGACGCGATCACGGCCGTTCATTCCATACGGAGCCCAACCCATCACCGCCCATCGGTGCTGGTGTCTGCAAAGCGGCTTGGAGGGGATCCGAAGTCATAGATGGTGCGCGCGGGGAAAGCCGCGTTTGTTCTGTTCGCTTCGGGGGAGGCGTATCTCGTACTTTTTAACTGCTCGACAGTGTCTCACCCGGTTGAATACCCCCTTCGTAATTGGAAGTAGGTGTGGGGTCACCCGTTGTGCTCCGAACCAGGTACGCAAGCTTGGCGGGACCGTGATGATCTGGGGTATCCATTTCCTTCGCTGCGAAGGAAGGAATCAAACCCAACCGTTTGTTTGTCGGGGAATATATCCTTTACTTGAGGAAATACTTATAAGTATATCAGCAGTCCTTTTATTTGATCTGGTTCATATTTCCTCCAATATGATTTAGGAATCAAGTAAAGTGTCTctcattctttttccttttttttttcttctgtttccCATGTCTTTAAGCCGTAGGGCTTGCGGCTCGCTTTCTACGTACAGATCGATCACATGGGAGGGAGTCCTTAAagttacacatacatatataatgCATAAGGAACGTGGTTTAGGTCtccaaggaggaagaagaaggacgcCTTCCTTTCAAAATATTCCACGCTTGGGCTGCTCTTGTTGGAGTGCGCAATTGTGACCGGTttcaagctatatatatatatatatatatatatatatatatatatatatatatatatatatatatgttccctTCAACAGCTTCTTCTGACCGTAAATTGCCTTCGCTCGACTGCAAATGGAATCCAGCCATTGAGCCGCGAGGTCATGATATTAAAGCTAACGCATGGCAATCATCGTCTTTGGACAAACTTGAGGGCCTTCTGGAGAAGAGGAGACTTTGACCACGTTGAGGCAGCCCATGCGGGGGTGGGGGGGCGTCTCCTTCTCTCGGGAGACCAACATCTCCAGTCCGAACTCCTCTTTCTTTAACCGTATTCTTTATGACCGGCATTTCGATCTTGATATCATCACATTTCGTCCTTGAATTTAGacccaacatatatatatatatacccacacAGACACACTGATGTACCTGTGTATATACACACAATTATGGCGTGTTTCAACCTCAATCGATAAAAACCCGATAGCGAAGGCCCAAACATACGCTATGGCCCAACCGACCCTAAATGGAGTGTGGCCCCTTTTCGACTTCCCTCTCCCACTCGATCCCTCGCCACTGCTGCGGCGATATTGGCGACGCTCGGGCAGACAGGTGATCTTCGCAACGCTTAGACTCCGGCAGCGCTCTCCAAGGCCTGGTAAGAGCCGCTCCTCCTCCACGTCGCTTGTGAGCTCGGCCGGTTGTTTATAGTCTCCGATCTCCAGACTCTGCAGCGCTCTCCAAAGCGGCCCTTCCTCACTTTTCCTCGCTTGCGAGATTGGTTCTTGATATTTAGGGTCTTGGATTCCATCTTTTTTGTCCCTCTCATCTCCAGTCTCCCTCCAGGCTGCAATGCTCTTAATAACGTGGTAAAACCCTCTCTCCCTCGTGAGCCGGTTCTTGATGGTTAGGGTCTGGGTCGACTGTTCTACGGTTTCGATCGCGATCGCTACACGGCGTCTGTATATTAGGGTTGTCTCCTACTCGATCCATCGCCGGCATCACCCTAAGCGAGCGTTCCCGGTCCAATTTCGAGTGAGGGTTTGGCTTCCTGCATATGAAAGCTCTCTCTCGCTTTGCTTCTTGAGAGTCGTGAACACCATCTTACCGAACGTGATAGTTCTTGGTAATTTTTTTTAGTACGATTCCGATCTGTAGTTCGATTCTGTATGTTCTTGATCTTTCTGGATCATGGTCTTCTATTCGATGCCGATGAGAAGTTCTTGGTCCCCATTCCTTTGCCTGGTGGTCTTCTTGTTTGGAGATGGCGTTAGTTGAGTCTATTGCAGGTTCTGATGCTTATAGTTCCTCTTGGCACGATTCGATCTTCTGTTTAAGTCTTTCCGTTCTTCGTCTCCATGGATCTTGATTATGGTGTTATTCCTTGTGAGAAGGCTTTGTTCCCCATTCTTTCGTTATGTGTGCAGTCTTGAGCGCCTATAGTGCTGGTATTGCTTGGTGGTCTTCTTATACGAAGATGTAGTTAGTTAGGTGTACTGTGTATTTCTTTTCATGAGAGACTGACCCCATTCTGATCTGTTGGCTCATTGGGCACCAAAATGGACacttcatgattttgattgaatcattctttttcttttacattagtttctttttcatttcGATAGAAAGTTGGTAGCTGATAAGGGATCATTTGATCGGCTTTGAGCAATTGTTGGCTTTGAGCGATGGATGTACCCCTGTGGTTTTATCCTTTCGGAGCATGTGAACTCCAAAAACATCTACGAGAGTAAGGAAGATCCAACGGACGTATAAGCCCTTGGTTTCTATACTTCTTAACCAATGtagactaaatgatcttatcatgCTCCCTTATCAGTGGTTAAATGCAGACTAAATGATCCCTTATCAGTGGCTATTACTTTAAACTGCAACTGCCTCTTTTTTCTACTTTAAATCAAACCGATGTTTGATCACCAGCTCTATATCATATTACCTTTGTCCCCTCCTAAGTTCCTTGTGGATATCAGCTCTTGTTTGTTCTGTCTGTACAGCAATGTTGGACTTTGGATTATCAAAGGGCTTAGATGTAGCTACATATTAGTCACAGGAGGCTGgtgatttaacttgaaagcaatggTTGTTACATTCCACAATCCCAGTGCAGCTTCTAGCCTCGGGAAACTTAATGATTGCCTTCTTAAACCCGCAGTTATATGAAGGGTAAGGTTTTTGGATGCTTTGTTAAGTACGGAATTATGCTGGTGCTTTAACTATGGTGGCATCTCATCTTTGAATGGATTTtcttaagttatcaagcttcaaaGGATGGCATTGCTATGTACATCGAGCGCACTAGATGCAGCTCCATCGTCGGATCATATCAATGTAGCTAGGTGGTACAACAATCACATTGATCCTCTGTTTAAGTTGTGGTATGTGCTTGAACTTGGTTTAGTTTATTTGAACACAGGAGTCATACGGGTCATGCTGTTTGACCTGTATGATCTGATAGTAGTGGCATCTCTGAGGAAGACAAGGCTGCGAAAATTAAGACATCTGCGACTGAGGAAGCCTCGTCCTTTGCTGCTGTTATTGACAAGGTGATTTTGAAACTCTTAATGGCTTGTGGTGCACAAAATTCCTCaaaggatattatatatatatatatatatatatatatatatatatatatatatatatatatatatatatatatatatatatatattcattgaatttaaaattttatttgaaggaTTGGTTTGGCACGTAGATATATTCTTTGCAAAACAAATTACACAAATATTTAACAATCTCTTGTGGAATCCAATGTTCCATGGGAATAGTGGTGGTAGATAaattgatgatttatttatttttttatttttaatcacaaAGTTACAAATTCATGTTTGGAGGCAGCTGAAGAGCGTGGATCATCGGCAAAGAAGAAATAAGGCGAGTTTGATACATGTTTTTTGAGTATTTCATTCTATAGTTGTTGATCGGGTCTCTGTGTTTCAAGATATGTATCCTAATCAACAACAATGTTTGTAATCTTCTAGTTGTACGAACATGGCACGAACCTACGCTCTTTCAGTTGTTTTATTGTCATCACAAACTTAACATTCTTATGGACAGCTGGAGAGTCTGCGGCACTTTAATAAAGGACCCCTTACCATGATTTTTGCCATTTGGGGTCAGtttgtaaataaatatataaattctttatAATAgagtgtcatatatatatatatatgtatatatgtatattaacaGTTCTCCAATCTTAAGCTATGACAAATTGTCTTTTAAGATGGTTTATCATATCACTAGTTAAATATTGATAGTTGaatgcaaaaaatatatataatttttttttattagagaAGATATAGGGTGATTAAGATATATATAcaactatttaattttttaattctacACTTCTTATAATATATGTACAGATTtgttaattaaaatttatatatgtactaatttattttttttaattctaaaataatatttttaattatgagATTATGAAATCTTCTAATTATAAAATTCAGTAAGTGTTAAACAACCATCTAAATCAATCAATCGACGTAACTATTGTAATCTCGTCATTTGACAATTGTGAATGCACGTCTAGAACATTCACGATATTGTTAATTAATGGCTCcttcagtctctctctctctctctctctctcgctctctcataTACACATCATAGTTGGACGTTTTACGGAATGACAGACCGACATGGATGCTCAAAACCATGGGAAGAGGCGTCGTCGTCGTTCACGCCGGTTATCTTGGGGGGATGGCGTCAGGTGCAGCCTCTCCACATTCTGTAGTGCCCACCTCTGGAAATCGTCAGTAGACGCCAACTCCATGAGGCCTTTCCTGGTCTCCTCCTTTGTAAATGCATCCCACTCCTCCCTCGTGTAACGCCTCCTCCCGGGGATGCGATGGAACGTGGAGCAGTAGTTGTCCTTGAGCAATATCTCTGGCGAGGGCGTCGACCTCCGCCCTGCACAAGCAGGCAGCAACGGCGCTCTCCACAGATACTAATGGTAGTGTCTCAATCAGAAATTGTGCAAGAAGTGCAAACCTGAAGATGAAACCAGTTCAAAATCATCTTGAGGGTGGTCGGATGGCCAAAGTTcatctcctcttcttcgaatgggCCTGGTCATTCGCCTGAAAGTTAAAATCATCACTAGCAGCTTAGCTCATTCATTAAAGCTTGTATTTGAAAGCCCAAAAGAGTTCAAACATGATGAATTTAGTCTTTTCCCAGACTCAGTTACTACATCTGAAATCAATAAAAGAAGTAATTTTTAGCCCCCAACAACATCGGCCCGCTCTGTCATGGATGCTTCTTAACATTGATATGCAAGGAATTTCACATAAGGTTGAATTTAACAATTAAATGAAGGGAAACCATCGTGACAAGCCAGATAATGGAAATTACACCCGTGTGGATGACAAGCCAGACGAGACTCATTACTGGTTTTCTGTGGCAACCATTGTATTTGTTTGTCATCAATGTGCCGATAGTCATCATGCATAATCATATAAGAATGAGAGAAGAAGTCACAGGGTGCAGAGAATCATATGCATGGTCTAAAGTTTTTGGTATTCTCAATAGTGGTGGTTCAGAAGATGATGATGTTTGATGCAGAAAAAATTACTCACAAAACCATACAATCTACCACTAACTTTGCAAGGCAACATGTTCAGCTCAATATTTCCAAGAATATATGTATCAGCTTACCTGAATATGCGTCGTAAATATCGTAATCTTTTTCTCTTCGTTATAGCCAGTATACTAATAGTAAGACCTAGTATCTCTGCTGCAAAAAGAGCATCCAAAGAGCTCTACACAAAAGGGGGAGTAATAACTTCAGGAATTATCTTGGAAACAACACAAAGGATACTCCATAGTGTAAAGAAGGTGGAAGCAGCAGCTTCAACatagttttaaaagaaaaaaaactggAAGCCAAAGAAATACCTGAAGTATTAGAACTGCAGAAAGTATCAGCGTTGCCCATTCAATAAAATAAGCAACACTAGAATCAACCATTCCTTCCTCTGTCAATACAAATTTCCGGACACCCCAATAACCAAACCAAGCCCCAGCTAACACAAGGCATACAAGAAGCAATATGACCAACTGGAGAATGGAAAATGGTAAAATTTAATATTAGTCCACCAGGAACATatcatatatagagagagaataATAAGCAAAGGTTCTCAGCTACAGTTGCTATATGTAACTGGTTATCAACAAAAGATGACTAATGAACTATCAGAGAAAGAATTACATATAAGACAAGAAGTTCCCCTttacttttataaataaaatggaaatacagatatatatatatatatatatatatatatatatatatatatatatatatatatcatcatcatcatcatttatcAATCAACTTCTATGCTTAATTTGCTAGGGACAAAGTTCATTAAGACAGAATATTAAAACATTACATCACTAAGAATACGAACTGCAAACAATGGGAAATTTGTAAATATACAAAAAGAATCAGCTTTAAGCATTAGGCCACGATAGAACACAACTATCTAAagcataaagaaagaaagaaacttacaTACAGGATAGTGCATGTCTTCACTAATTCCTATCTCAACAAGTATAGTTCGCAAGAATCCAGATAGATAACCAAGAAGAAAGGTCCCAACGCCAAGCTGCCAAAGCAAAACAAGATGATATTGCATCTAAGTACAAAGAATAATTGAGTGTGTAAAGTTGTAGAACTCACGATGGATGAATAAAGATATATAGCTAGTGAGCTCCTTCGTCCTGTTGGCAATAGCCTCATGCCCTATAAAGAAACCATACAAGACATGATAAGTAAACTGGAATACCTAGGCACAAATTAAACTTTACCCTatttcatattcaaagcaaatctcATATAAGCCTTGCTATATTTGCCTAACTTATATTTGAtgtttgaaagataaatttagatgtttttaatgtattattttatCTCAATATAGGCATGACCAGTATGAGATAATTTTGTTTCCCTGTCAAGAGCAGGTAAAGCaattccctttggggattagcaAACCGTCAGAGGTGACTGGACGGtttctccatccgctattgggagaaacATATCCTTACTTTGGCGGGTGAAAAACATCACTCCATCTGCTGTTGAAAGTAGCCTCCTAGTATCACTAGGCCGGATTCCAGTGGAAAGCAAACCTTCATCTACCACTAGGTGATCCAATTATACTTTATTCTTAAGTGGACAACACTATGTTTCTCAAATAAAGCACATGGctaattttgatttatatttgatgaataaataaattataataaatatttataatttatgcatATTAATAAAATGATGTTTATTTACTTGGCTCTTGATGCACCTGTGGAAAGATGTTGTATCctataaaaacaaaaaataaaaatcctgttCAGAAAATCCCTCAAAAGAAGAGATGAAATCATTCAAAAGAGGAAAGCTTCATTTGTTTTAGCTTgtttgaaaagaagaagaggagataaTATGAATCCTGTTCAGAAAATCCCTCAAAAGAAGAGATACGATGCATGAATAGCAATGACTTGAAATCATTCTCTCCTTTGACAATTAAATGTGAAGCTTCTTGTCTATATACAACGATCAACTTTAACAACTTGAATACAGTCAGCAACCAGACAAGAAGATCACAAGCTGCTAGAACAACTTAAGTAATAACAGCTTACCTACTCAAACTAGCATTTCCAATGTTTTGTTCTATAGTTGCCATCAAGGAACAAGGAGAAAAGAAGCACATATATTATTTGAAGCTTATCAAGTTATGTGAGACCATTGAATGCAAATTAGACATCACTAAATTCAATAAAGAATCTAAGAGGCAAAAAAAAACTGTTCATAAATCAGGGAATGTAAAATAAACTACAGAAATAGTTATACCAACATATGAGAAGTTATGAGCTCAGTAGATTTCAGAAATAATTTATTAGATAAACAATTACCTGAAAAAGGATGACAAGCATCACCACTATGATCCCTAAGGTCATCGCACCACCGTAATAGAAGACCACTGACTCGCTCAGACTATGAGCTGCTGCCATCATAACCATCCCCAATACTAGAAAGACCAAACGATGTACCAGAAATTCTGCAAGACATATGATCGAACATGTTAACCGCCATAATCAAGAACCAGGGATAACCCCAGAACCCAAATGCGTCATCGATTCAAGAATAGGAAAACTGGCACCTTCTTCGGTTGAGACCTCAATCGATCTTGATGGGTCCGGTGGCATCCGTATGTCCAAGATCCTGTGCTCGTATGGAGACATCGATTTGACCCAAGTAGTCTTGGAGAGCTTCTGCCACTGCCCAGAGGGGCACATTCCTAACCCGATGGACATGTTCCTTCCAAGAACCCCAAATAAAAGACGTCAACGGACGATACAAGAATCGACAATAGCAAATAAGAAGAGCTAGGGTTTACTTGTGGAAACAGATCTCGACGGTCTGGATGCGGAAGAGGGTGTCGCCTTCGTCGACGGAGACCCTGACCTTGAGCGCTCGGGGGTATTTGGAGGGGTGACGGAGCCGCGAGAAGCCGTGGATGTGGACGCGGTTGCAGGACAGGGCGGCGCCGGGGCGGGCGCCGGGGGAGCCTTCCACGGTGCGGGCTGGGGGCAGGACGATCTTGGAAGGGTGGGCGACGACTGCCtccaagaacaagaacaagaacaagaacaagtgGGATTAGAACGGCCGGCTCTCGGAGATGAGGAGTAAAGACACAAGTACAAAGGAAGGGTGTGGTTCGTTACCCGAGACATCGTCATCCGCGACGGCGACGGAGACGGAGACGGAGGAGGAGCCTGAGATCAAGAACAAGAAGCCGGTGACAAGGAAGAGAAAAGGGCAATAGAGCGGGGGACGCACGGAGCACCGCATCAGTTGTCTTGGTGTTACCGCATCGGTCGTCTTGGTGTTGCGTGTTATGCACCGGGTTCGGGGGCATATAACGCGAAGGTTCTTTCCGGCCTGGGAGCGTCCGGCCCCACTCACCCATTCTACCAGGTGATCCTCACCGTCAATCCTGCCAAAGAGTGCCATTCGCGGTGAAGATCATCGGGACCCACAAACGGGCCCCCTACTCCCAGAACAGGATTCCAGCTTTTCTGGACACCCACACGTAGCAATACGACTTTGACTTGGTCAACTGAGAACATATATCCGCGATGCACCAACCCGGCCTAATTTGATTGGATTTGACCGGCATTGACCACAAAAAAGAGATGGATATATGATTAATATAAACAAAGATTAAAATTTTCTGTCATCAAAGCCCTTTTACTAAGCAGATGAAGCTACTGAGTCGACGAGACCATCAAGCGTATTGCAGAGGTGGTCGGAGTGCGGTGTCTTTGCAGGGAGAGGCAAAGAGACGGCGGCGTACCGAGGAAGTCGAAGCTCAAAAGTCAAAATCATTAGAACATATCTTCAGCGGGTACCAAAGCCTCCAAAACCATGAGAGCTTTTCAAGATGCCAAAACATCGGAATCAAACGAGTAAACGACAAACATACGGAGAACGCTCTTTTGTCTGCCACCATGTTTGATCCACAGCAGAATACTACAACAGATCGCAAGGAGGACAACAGAGACGACACTGCTGCTTCTGCTTCGCCTTTGCTGATGCATATGCTCTAGAAGAGACGTAAAAAGTAGCTCAGCTTCCGACCTCGGCAATGCTCCGCAAGGCTGGCCTCCACCGCCCACGCCGTGCCGGTGCTGCTCCACCAGCTCTGGCCCTCGTTGTCCGGGTGGCGGCGGTGGTTTCCGCCGCCATCATCCCGCGCACCACCTCCTCCAGCTCTGTAGCCGCTTTTGCTTCCTCCTCCACCTTCACTCACGACGTAAAAGGAAGAACAAGAAAGCTTGCCGGTGAAGAAATCAGTGAAGGGCAAGAAAAACATACTGTCGCCGGTGACCCGACGGGCTCGAACACTCGACGTGACTGATGCCGCCGGCCTCCGGCAGAGGCGGCGCCGCTGCCGTTTCCTCTAGTGGAACTGGAGGACGTCATCTCCGTCGGTTTCGCTAGCAGGCGACTCAGCCTGACGTGCCTCTTCGACGCAAACTCCCTCGGTACGTCTGCAACAATGAAAGGCCTCCCCGTCTCTCAATCCCAGCAATAGGAAGAAGGAGATTGAGCAGATCAAAGAGAGGCGGACAGAGGCACCGAAACCTTCGCACCTTGGAAGCTGACGAGGCGGTAGACATGGCCGATGTGGAGCGTGTCGTTAGCACGGAGCAGCCTGAGGTGTTTCACCCTCGCGCCGCGGCCACCGCCGCTGTCATGACaagcggaggaggaggcggcggcggaatTCAGCGCTGAAGGAGGAGGCGCGACGATGATGACGGCCACGTAGTGGCCCGGGTTGGCTGCCATGACTTGGCTGGCTGTGAGGGACCAATACGCTCTCTCCACTCTGCCTCCCGGGTGTTGGATCACCaccgtcgccgcctccgccgctTGGCAATTCCCCATCTCTCTCCCTttcacctcctcctccttcccact encodes:
- the LOC135628624 gene encoding uncharacterized protein LOC135628624 isoform X2: MALFGRIDGEDHLVEWVSGAGRSQAGKNLRVICPRTRCITRNTKTTDAVTPRQLMRCSVRPPLYCPFLFLVTGFLFLISGSSSVSVSVAVADDDVSVVAHPSKIVLPPARTVEGSPGARPGAALSCNRVHIHGFSRLRHPSKYPRALKVRVSVDEGDTLFRIQTVEICFHKNMSIGLGMCPSGQWQKLSKTTWVKSMSPYEHRILDIRMPPDPSRSIEVSTEEEFLVHRLVFLVLGMVMMAAAHSLSESVVFYYGGAMTLGIIVVMLVILFQGMRLLPTGRRSSLAIYLYSSILGVGTFLLGYLSGFLRTILVEIGISEDMHYPLVILLLVCLVLAGAWFGYWGVRKFVLTEEGMVDSSVAYFIEWATLILSAVLILQSSLDALFAAEILGLTISILAITKRKRLRYLRRIFRRMTRPIRRRGDELWPSDHPQDDFELVSSSERRCCLLVQGGGRRPRQRYCSRTTTAPRSIASPGGGVTRGRSGMHLQRRRPGKASWSWRLLTISRGGHYRMWRGCT
- the LOC103994910 gene encoding uncharacterized protein LOC103994910, which codes for MGNCQAAEAATVVIQHPGGRVERAYWSLTASQVMAANPGHYVAVIIVAPPPSALNSAAASSSACHDSGGGRGARVKHLRLLRANDTLHIGHVYRLVSFQDVPREFASKRHVRLSRLLAKPTEMTSSSSTRGNGSGAASAGGRRHQSRRVFEPVGSPATVEEEAKAATELEEVVRGMMAAETTAATRTTRARAGGAAPARRGRWRPALRSIAEVGS
- the LOC135628811 gene encoding uncharacterized protein LOC135628811 — encoded protein: MFLSMDMAKTHAIMARFRPIAPKPSLPRPQLAEGTCQKVTSAGALRLRAPRSCRARKRGRAELAPNPNKRQRSILPVLAAAGPQAQLSPTYPTFVPFTCQKSACDIPTLTVLPLSPEAKADAAVLVEQDLLQKLQEPRVIVPQPVRPVGSTISVGSICHDASAVPAVPVSKRPEEVEEEVESDELPVVVSDSQNRVRLANSAYKEMVGQPECPWLDSMILSGRGMLPMKSLPRRISGEVMLDVKDSSVPKTSSGFSCKVKIEWACNGRKNLVNVPCNVIRLFCQSRDYLFAWRFDVSKASATYCEA
- the LOC135628267 gene encoding cysteine-rich and transmembrane domain-containing protein WIH2-like, translated to MSYYNQQQPPVGVPPPQGYPAEGYAKDAYPPPGYPSAGYPQQGYPPPYAQPPPPPQQQQQGPSFLEGCLAALCCCCLLDACF
- the LOC135628624 gene encoding uncharacterized protein LOC135628624 isoform X1, which produces MALFGRIDGEDHLVEWVSGAGRSQAGKNLRVICPRTRCITRNTKTTDAVTPRQLMRCSVRPPLYCPFLFLVTGFLFLISGSSSVSVSVAVADDDVSVVAHPSKIVLPPARTVEGSPGARPGAALSCNRVHIHGFSRLRHPSKYPRALKVRVSVDEGDTLFRIQTVEICFHKNMSIGLGMCPSGQWQKLSKTTWVKSMSPYEHRILDIRMPPDPSRSIEVSTEEEFLVHRLVFLVLGMVMMAAAHSLSESVVFYYGGAMTLGIIVVMLVILFQGMRLLPTGRRSSLAIYLYSSILGVGTFLLGYLSGFLRTILVEIGISEDMHYPLVILLLVCLVLAGAWFGYWGVRKFVLTEEGMVDSSVAYFIEWATLILSAVLILQSSLDALFAAEILGLTISILAITKRKRLRYLRRIFRRMTRPIRRRGDELWPSDHPQDDFELVSSSGRRSTPSPEILLKDNYCSTFHRIPGRRRYTREEWDAFTKEETRKGLMELASTDDFQRWALQNVERLHLTPSPQDNRRERRRRLFPWF
- the LOC135628624 gene encoding uncharacterized protein LOC135628624 isoform X3, which produces MALFGRIDGEDHLVEWVSGAGRSQAGKNLRVICPRTRCITRNTKTTDAVTPRQLMRCSVRPPLYCPFLFLVTGFLFLISGSSSVSVSVAVADDDVSVVAHPSKIVLPPARTVEGSPGARPGAALSCNRVHIHGFSRLRHPSKYPRALKVRVSVDEGDTLFRIQTVEICFHKNMSIGLGMCPSGQWQKLSKTTWVKSMSPYEHRILDIRMPPDPSRSIEVSTEEEFLVHRLVFLVLGMVMMAAAHSLSESVVFYYGGAMTLGIIVVMLVILFQGMRLLPTGRRSSLAIYLYSSILGVGTFLLGYLSGFLRTILVEIGISEDMHYPLVILLLVCLVLAGAWFGYWGVRKFVLTEEGMVDSSVAYFIEWATLILSAVLILQSSLDALFAAEILGLTISILAITKRKRLRYLRRIFRRMTRPIRRRGDELWPSDHPQDDFELVSSSVSVESAVAACLCRAEVDALARDIAQGQLLLHVPSHPREEALHEGGVGCIYKGGDQERPHGVGVY